One Puniceicoccaceae bacterium DNA segment encodes these proteins:
- a CDS encoding crossover junction endodeoxyribonuclease RuvC, protein MGRSSRQLWKAYVEGRANGKLATSAHPSAIKLCKYRGIVMGIDPSLRATGLAVVEFAEGDRMQLHHRETIRIPAKQSSIHCLAAISERCEWVAQHFQVHHVAVEQPIYVQNYRTALILGSAKGAALGVLARRGYEVFEYAPLRVKQAIVGSGRASKEQVADMVTRFLGVSDWSSADETDAAGVAICHGFTHRIPAST, encoded by the coding sequence ATGGGAAGAAGCAGTCGTCAACTCTGGAAAGCCTACGTAGAAGGACGTGCAAACGGGAAACTGGCAACATCTGCGCATCCATCCGCGATCAAGCTATGCAAGTATCGCGGAATCGTCATGGGCATCGATCCCAGCCTGCGTGCGACGGGACTGGCCGTAGTCGAGTTTGCAGAAGGAGATCGCATGCAGCTGCATCATCGCGAGACCATTCGAATCCCCGCGAAACAAAGCTCCATCCACTGCCTTGCTGCGATCTCTGAGCGCTGCGAATGGGTTGCACAGCACTTTCAGGTGCATCATGTGGCCGTCGAGCAGCCGATCTATGTGCAAAATTACCGAACAGCACTGATCCTGGGCAGTGCCAAAGGTGCGGCACTTGGTGTTTTGGCGCGGCGTGGTTATGAAGTATTTGAGTATGCTCCGCTTCGGGTGAAGCAGGCGATTGTAGGCAGTGGTCGAGCCAGTAAAGAACAGGTTGCGGATATGGTGACGCGTTTTCTCGGAGTGAGTGACTGGAGCAGTGCCGATGAGACCGATGCTGCTGGTGTGGCCATTTGTCATGGATTCACCCACCGCATTCCTGCATCCACTTGA
- a CDS encoding LacI family DNA-binding transcriptional regulator has translation MKSKRPTMKDIAAKAGVHQTTVSLALRNHPSIPEKTRNRIKKFADEMGYRPDPMLSSLIAYRKSRSERVQTPTIGYIMNVDGEEGLKASSARQLFLKGAKQRSHELGYNLDVFYYGGRHYHSKYLDKVLITRNITGIILAGFYTHFTDIELSWDFYSLVKIEMLPNHVRCHTIENNQYQVVRRAFQELRKLGFRRIGLCIADHDEKHTRNLFSAGYLVEQNMIPEEDRVPLLVFEGNEFYEEFSESRSRILNWVVENRLDACISNWRILNPVVEEARNRMGKQVYAVSLDLENDAPGSWGIMQNHEIVGSSAVEVLSGLMQHHQKGQAQFPRINLINSTWKAPDLDTIEDIRAHNIYATEHR, from the coding sequence ATGAAATCGAAACGCCCCACGATGAAGGATATTGCGGCAAAAGCCGGTGTTCATCAAACCACCGTGTCTCTGGCGCTGCGAAATCATCCCAGCATCCCGGAAAAAACCCGCAACCGCATCAAAAAATTTGCCGACGAAATGGGATATCGTCCCGATCCGATGCTGTCATCCCTCATCGCCTATCGCAAGAGTCGCTCAGAACGGGTACAGACTCCTACCATCGGCTACATCATGAATGTGGACGGAGAGGAAGGACTCAAGGCATCCTCCGCACGTCAACTGTTTCTCAAGGGAGCCAAGCAGCGCTCTCATGAACTCGGATACAACCTCGATGTCTTCTATTACGGCGGACGGCACTATCATTCCAAGTATCTCGACAAGGTACTGATCACGCGAAACATCACGGGCATCATTCTCGCCGGATTCTACACGCACTTTACTGATATCGAGCTGAGCTGGGACTTTTACAGTCTGGTCAAAATTGAGATGCTGCCCAACCATGTGCGCTGTCATACCATCGAAAACAATCAATACCAAGTCGTTCGACGGGCCTTTCAGGAGCTGCGAAAACTCGGGTTTCGCCGCATTGGCCTGTGCATTGCAGACCATGACGAAAAACACACCCGCAATCTTTTCTCGGCGGGATACTTGGTGGAACAGAATATGATCCCCGAGGAGGACCGGGTGCCCCTGCTGGTTTTTGAGGGCAATGAATTTTATGAGGAATTCAGCGAAAGCCGCTCCCGCATTCTGAACTGGGTGGTTGAGAATCGGCTCGACGCCTGCATTTCCAATTGGCGCATCCTCAATCCTGTCGTTGAGGAAGCGCGAAACCGCATGGGGAAACAGGTGTATGCGGTATCTCTCGATCTCGAAAATGATGCCCCTGGCAGCTGGGGTATCATGCAGAATCACGAAATCGTCGGCTCATCCGCAGTTGAGGTGCTTTCTGGACTCATGCAACACCACCAAAAGGGACAGGCCCAGTTTCCCCGCATCAATCTGATCAATTCCACCTGGAAGGCTCCGGACCTCGATACCATTGAGGACATTCGTGCCCACAACATCTACGCAACAGAACACCGGTAA
- a CDS encoding glycosyltransferase: MSMVRAKDIYVAVTHTSHTLDNTGIQRVTRSLCRALELDYPAATCVSWNESLRSLTPLDSAQAHRMAAYFGPQNVEPRTDVSVAPTWISHLPVPRVMRRRIREAWRRRNAHFRFRKGAYLVIPEWVTGEQMWDLIHFARRKHLRTVAIFHDAIAIDHPDLVSSKYRQYHLDYLLAMTHCDLVIANSSDSYERFKRFVREHPEGQPQIDYVELAGEIPGTQRNMDRLVMDLDHPIRALCVGSLDPRKNHQRLIEAFEGIWDAHPDLPLELILVGGQYDASSDLSCWVESKVRQRKRLIWMGRITDEALAQQYADCHFTCFPSLVEGFGIPLLESLWKGRPCLCSDRGIVGDLAKEGGCITCEVTEVSSIRKAIESVLFQKGLYENLCEQATARPIKTWRQFGREFVAKLTQHLP; encoded by the coding sequence ATGAGCATGGTGCGGGCCAAGGATATTTACGTCGCAGTCACCCATACATCCCACACGCTTGACAATACGGGGATTCAGCGGGTGACGCGCAGTCTGTGTCGTGCGCTGGAACTCGACTACCCTGCAGCTACCTGTGTCAGCTGGAACGAGAGCCTGCGCAGCCTGACTCCGCTCGACTCCGCTCAGGCCCATCGCATGGCGGCATATTTTGGTCCCCAGAATGTGGAACCGCGCACCGATGTGAGCGTTGCCCCGACCTGGATTTCCCACCTGCCTGTTCCCCGGGTGATGCGCCGCCGTATTCGCGAAGCGTGGCGTCGCCGCAATGCGCATTTTCGCTTTCGCAAGGGTGCTTACCTTGTGATTCCCGAGTGGGTGACCGGGGAACAAATGTGGGATCTCATTCATTTTGCGCGCCGCAAGCACCTGCGCACGGTTGCGATTTTTCATGATGCAATCGCCATTGATCATCCGGATCTTGTGAGCAGTAAATATCGTCAGTATCATCTCGATTATCTGTTGGCGATGACCCACTGTGACCTGGTAATTGCGAATTCCAGTGACTCTTACGAACGCTTTAAGCGTTTCGTTCGTGAGCATCCTGAAGGGCAACCCCAGATCGACTATGTGGAACTGGCGGGCGAGATTCCGGGTACACAACGCAATATGGATCGGCTCGTGATGGATCTGGATCACCCGATCCGTGCATTGTGTGTCGGCAGTTTGGATCCGCGCAAAAACCATCAGCGCCTCATTGAAGCCTTTGAAGGCATTTGGGACGCTCACCCCGATTTGCCACTGGAGCTGATCCTTGTCGGTGGACAGTATGATGCCAGCAGTGATCTGAGTTGTTGGGTGGAATCCAAAGTGCGCCAGCGCAAACGACTGATCTGGATGGGGCGCATTACGGACGAAGCCCTGGCGCAGCAATATGCGGACTGTCACTTTACCTGCTTTCCTTCGCTGGTCGAAGGTTTTGGGATTCCCCTGCTGGAGAGCCTTTGGAAGGGGCGACCCTGCCTTTGCTCTGATCGCGGCATCGTAGGTGACCTGGCAAAGGAAGGCGGATGCATCACCTGTGAAGTGACCGAAGTCAGCTCAATTCGGAAAGCCATCGAGTCGGTGCTCTTCCAAAAAGGACTTTACGAAAATCTCTGCGAACAGGCGACCGCGCGTCCCATCAAGACATGGCGTCAGTTTGGGCGCGAGTTTGTCGCGAAACTGACACAACACCTGCCGTAA
- a CDS encoding glycosyl transferase: protein MSYGYFDDPRREYVVRRPDTPLPWLNYIGQDEYFGLVTNTAGGYSFFKDARLRRLTRYRYNQIPFDMNGRYLYLKDGDTVWNPGWKPTKTALDEYECRHGLGYSKFRSSKKDVRCEVTYFVPKGENAEIWKVSVSNEGATHKKVQLFSFVEFCFYNALNDMTNFQRTYSIGEVEVHGSAIYHKTEYRERRNHYVVFGCSRDVQGFDTCRDAFVGLHNGLHEPAAVLEGKSRNSIAHGWNPIGSHCLELDLAPGEVQEFSFVMGYIENEQERKFRPDGLINREKAEALLQKYATIDAVDAAFAKLAESWEETLSSFQIESPSAIINRMGNTWNQVQCMATFNLSRSASMFESGIGRGMGYRDSNQDLLGFVHMVPEKARQRVLDIAATQKSSGLCFHQYQPLTKKGNDEIGGGFMDDHLWLILSTCAYIKETGDFAILREQIGYADVEEKHATLMDHLELSLRYTMENLGPHQLPLIGHADWNDCLNLNCFSMDPSDSFQTASHSGDSNVAESLMIAGLFLVAAKELKALYEVLDSPAQAADVQRNYDKMLDAVETHGWDGAWYLRAYDAHGNPIGSHTCDAGKIFIESQGWLIMGGAGATNGRAEKTLESVHEHLFTPNGCVLQQPSYPDYRIELGEISSYPQGYKENAGIFCHNNPWIQLALMQLGMSDRAFEYYLSMCPAAKEDKLDVYRGEPYVYSQMIAGKDAATPGEAKNAWLTGTAAWTFLTISQGFAGIKPDYDCLVVDPSIPSDWKEFSVTRKLRGATYELKFVNPDGVNKGVRFLEIDGRRIEGNRIPLVSAGESCEVLITMGK from the coding sequence ATGAGTTACGGATATTTTGATGATCCCCGTCGTGAGTATGTAGTGCGTCGCCCGGATACGCCGTTGCCCTGGTTGAATTACATCGGACAGGATGAGTATTTTGGTCTGGTGACCAATACCGCAGGCGGATACAGCTTCTTCAAGGATGCACGACTCCGGCGTTTGACGCGGTACCGCTACAACCAGATTCCTTTCGACATGAACGGACGCTACCTCTACCTCAAGGACGGCGATACGGTGTGGAATCCTGGGTGGAAACCGACCAAGACAGCACTCGATGAGTACGAGTGCAGACATGGCTTGGGGTACAGCAAGTTCCGTTCGTCCAAAAAGGATGTGCGATGTGAGGTCACCTATTTTGTCCCCAAAGGGGAAAATGCTGAAATCTGGAAGGTCAGTGTCAGCAACGAGGGAGCCACTCATAAGAAAGTGCAGCTTTTTTCCTTTGTGGAGTTCTGTTTCTACAACGCACTCAACGACATGACCAACTTCCAGCGCACCTACTCGATTGGAGAGGTGGAAGTGCATGGCAGTGCAATTTATCACAAGACCGAGTACCGGGAACGCCGCAATCACTACGTCGTGTTTGGCTGTTCGCGCGACGTGCAGGGATTTGATACCTGCCGTGACGCATTTGTGGGCCTGCACAATGGTTTGCATGAACCCGCAGCCGTGCTTGAGGGCAAGAGCCGCAACAGCATCGCTCATGGGTGGAATCCGATCGGTTCCCACTGCTTGGAGTTGGACCTCGCTCCCGGTGAGGTGCAGGAGTTCTCGTTTGTAATGGGCTACATCGAAAACGAACAGGAGCGCAAGTTCCGTCCCGATGGCCTGATCAATCGCGAAAAGGCGGAGGCGTTGCTCCAAAAGTATGCCACCATCGATGCGGTGGACGCGGCGTTTGCCAAGCTCGCCGAGAGTTGGGAGGAGACCCTTTCCAGTTTCCAGATCGAATCTCCCAGTGCCATCATCAACCGCATGGGCAATACCTGGAATCAGGTTCAATGCATGGCAACCTTCAACCTGAGCCGTTCGGCGAGCATGTTTGAGTCAGGCATCGGACGGGGAATGGGTTACCGCGACAGCAATCAGGACTTGCTTGGATTCGTCCACATGGTGCCTGAAAAAGCCCGGCAACGCGTACTCGATATCGCGGCGACACAGAAGAGTTCGGGACTGTGCTTTCATCAGTATCAGCCACTGACCAAAAAAGGGAATGACGAGATCGGTGGTGGTTTCATGGACGACCACCTCTGGCTCATTCTCTCGACCTGTGCTTATATCAAGGAAACAGGTGACTTTGCCATCCTGAGGGAGCAGATCGGGTATGCTGATGTGGAGGAAAAGCACGCCACACTCATGGACCATCTCGAGCTGAGTCTGCGTTACACCATGGAAAATCTTGGACCGCATCAGCTGCCGCTCATTGGTCATGCGGACTGGAATGACTGCCTCAATCTGAACTGTTTTTCGATGGACCCGTCGGATTCCTTCCAGACGGCCAGCCACAGCGGCGATTCCAACGTGGCAGAATCACTGATGATTGCAGGGCTTTTCCTCGTGGCTGCGAAGGAACTCAAGGCGTTGTATGAAGTGTTGGATTCACCGGCACAGGCGGCCGATGTGCAGCGCAACTACGACAAGATGCTTGATGCCGTTGAGACTCACGGTTGGGACGGTGCCTGGTATCTGCGCGCTTATGATGCGCATGGTAACCCCATTGGCAGTCACACTTGTGACGCGGGCAAGATTTTCATCGAGAGTCAGGGATGGCTCATCATGGGAGGTGCGGGTGCCACCAACGGTCGTGCGGAAAAAACGCTGGAATCCGTGCACGAGCATTTGTTCACACCCAATGGTTGTGTGCTGCAACAGCCCTCGTATCCTGACTATCGAATCGAGCTGGGAGAGATTTCGAGCTACCCGCAGGGCTACAAGGAAAATGCAGGGATATTTTGCCACAACAATCCCTGGATCCAGCTCGCCCTCATGCAATTGGGCATGAGTGACCGGGCCTTTGAGTATTATTTGTCCATGTGCCCGGCGGCCAAGGAGGACAAGCTCGATGTGTATCGGGGCGAACCCTATGTGTATTCGCAGATGATTGCTGGCAAGGATGCAGCGACACCAGGTGAAGCCAAAAATGCCTGGCTCACCGGTACTGCCGCCTGGACCTTTCTCACCATCAGTCAGGGGTTTGCGGGAATCAAGCCCGACTACGACTGCCTCGTGGTTGACCCGAGTATCCCATCGGACTGGAAGGAATTTTCCGTTACCCGCAAACTGCGCGGTGCAACGTATGAACTCAAGTTTGTGAATCCGGATGGAGTGAACAAGGGTGTTCGCTTCCTGGAGATTGACGGACGACGCATCGAGGGGAACCGCATCCCGCTCGTGTCCGCAGGTGAGAGTTGTGAAGTTTTGATCACGATGGGTAAGTAG
- a CDS encoding glycosyltransferase family 2 protein, translating to MRVSIIISVFNCIDLTRKCLQTLEATLPPGIDYELLLVDDGSTDGSRDYISDYSRQNERCNAVLNERNLGYAASNNRAAGLANGSHLLFLNNDTELTPGWIEPMIAGYHKLRRQRPGMIGNVQRRCSDKQIDHAGVFINSRGKPDHLQVDPATAYPRKAYSEQIATTGACFLIPASVFREVGEFDTEFRNGGEDMDLNFKVRHAGYRIFVANRSCIWHHVSASPGRNDHHERNTRIVFQRWREFLLQQGARTWALEYANDPAHRGQFWKDRIYRQCVCMRRGWRKDPPAEATAKVDALIREQEQVWQSLFAADTNDACAGRH from the coding sequence ATGCGAGTTTCGATCATAATTTCTGTATTCAATTGCATCGACCTGACGCGGAAGTGTCTGCAAACCCTGGAGGCGACGCTCCCCCCCGGGATCGACTACGAGCTGTTGCTGGTGGACGACGGCAGTACTGATGGTAGCCGCGATTACATCTCGGATTACAGTCGACAAAATGAACGCTGCAATGCGGTTCTCAACGAGCGCAACCTTGGCTATGCCGCGAGCAACAACCGCGCGGCAGGACTCGCCAATGGCTCACACCTACTGTTCCTCAACAATGATACCGAGCTGACTCCGGGGTGGATCGAACCCATGATCGCTGGTTATCACAAACTGCGCCGCCAGCGTCCTGGCATGATTGGCAACGTGCAGCGACGATGCTCCGACAAGCAGATCGATCATGCGGGTGTGTTCATCAACTCGCGCGGCAAACCTGACCACCTGCAGGTGGATCCCGCAACGGCGTATCCGCGCAAGGCGTATTCCGAGCAAATCGCAACCACGGGTGCGTGTTTTTTGATTCCGGCAAGTGTCTTTCGTGAGGTTGGGGAATTCGACACAGAATTTCGAAATGGGGGGGAAGACATGGACCTCAACTTCAAGGTGCGCCACGCGGGCTATCGCATCTTTGTCGCGAACCGCAGCTGTATTTGGCATCATGTCAGTGCCTCACCGGGGCGAAATGACCATCATGAACGCAATACACGCATTGTGTTTCAGCGTTGGAGAGAATTTTTGCTGCAGCAGGGAGCGCGTACCTGGGCACTTGAGTATGCAAACGACCCAGCCCATCGCGGTCAGTTTTGGAAGGACCGCATCTACCGGCAGTGTGTTTGCATGCGGCGGGGTTGGCGTAAAGACCCACCAGCCGAAGCAACTGCGAAGGTCGATGCCCTGATCCGGGAACAGGAACAGGTTTGGCAAAGTCTGTTTGCAGCAGACACGAATGACGCATGCGCGGGTCGTCACTAA
- a CDS encoding ABC transporter ATP-binding protein → MDVPSIEAIKLSKHYGSIAALSEVSFLIRRGEVVGLLGPNGAGKSTLMRIMSGLIPATSGSVFVAGLSATRHQDKLKSRIGYMPENNPLPEMMKVQEYLRFRAQLKDVPHRQIKRRVNEIMEVCDLRNKAAKRLIGKLSKGFRQRVGIADTLLSQPEVVIMDEPTIGLDPHQIRAVRKLIDRMRGNMTVILSSHILHEIDAVCDRSMIINRGRIVASGTLAQMRRRYDLGVRYHLQARGDLKQLDIMLAEISPELERIRTHPVNEDGYHEVIVDSRVNDDFGGELIRRIASCDSVFIRECFRRESDLEDVFLAATKRSWETPLEGGVPDGAYSRLERETP, encoded by the coding sequence GTGGACGTTCCCAGCATAGAGGCGATCAAGCTCAGTAAACATTATGGTTCCATTGCCGCGCTGTCGGAGGTTTCGTTCCTGATTCGCAGAGGCGAGGTGGTGGGACTGTTGGGTCCGAACGGGGCGGGAAAAAGCACATTGATGCGCATCATGAGCGGATTGATTCCCGCGACGTCGGGGTCGGTTTTTGTGGCGGGATTGTCGGCGACACGGCATCAGGATAAACTCAAGAGCCGCATTGGCTACATGCCGGAGAACAATCCGCTGCCAGAAATGATGAAGGTGCAGGAATACCTGCGCTTTCGCGCGCAGCTCAAGGATGTGCCACATCGACAGATCAAGCGGCGGGTCAACGAGATCATGGAAGTGTGTGACCTGCGGAACAAGGCAGCCAAACGCCTCATCGGCAAACTATCGAAGGGGTTTCGCCAACGTGTCGGCATCGCCGATACCCTGCTGTCTCAACCTGAAGTTGTCATCATGGATGAACCCACGATCGGACTGGATCCCCACCAGATTCGGGCCGTGCGGAAGTTGATCGACCGCATGCGTGGAAACATGACGGTGATCCTGTCGAGCCACATCCTGCATGAAATTGATGCCGTGTGTGACCGATCCATGATCATCAATCGGGGACGCATTGTGGCCTCGGGGACCTTGGCTCAGATGCGGCGGCGATATGACCTCGGGGTGCGCTATCACTTGCAGGCAAGAGGGGATTTGAAGCAACTCGATATCATGCTGGCCGAGATCAGTCCGGAGCTGGAACGCATTCGCACTCATCCGGTCAACGAAGATGGGTATCATGAAGTCATTGTTGACTCTCGGGTGAATGATGATTTTGGCGGAGAGCTGATTCGTCGCATTGCCTCGTGTGACAGTGTTTTCATTCGCGAGTGTTTTCGCCGCGAAAGTGATCTGGAAGATGTGTTTCTTGCCGCAACAAAGCGGAGCTGGGAGACTCCACTGGAGGGCGGTGTGCCGGATGGTGCCTACTCACGCCTGGAGCGCGAAACTCCGTAA
- a CDS encoding class I SAM-dependent RNA methyltransferase, with translation MHHRSPKNFIPEPFPYHHELELHISSMTNLGMGIGKWNDWVVMVPFVIPGERVRARIFRNHKNYSEADLLEVIDPSPDRTQPGCSYFGSCGGCQYQHLTYPAQLEIKRQHVAETLTKIAGIDTAIALPIHSEHAFHYRSKITPHHNKPRQGELGAMGFLKVGQRNQIVDIERCVIATEAINAELTVQRSERQALARKGRMKKGATLLLRDVMEGVITDPKKVVTERVGPRIFQFKAGDFFQNNPFVLPKMVDYVIDQAKQTGQPYLIDAYCGSGLFSICASHAFERCIGIEISESAIQWARANAALNQLKNCRFQVGDAKDIFESVDLPPAQCVLLIDPPRKGCDADFLDQVSRFKPGRMVYVSCDPATQARDLKRLLEMGYQVEQVQPVDLFPQTRHIENIVTLSLG, from the coding sequence ATGCACCATCGATCTCCGAAAAATTTCATCCCGGAACCTTTCCCCTATCATCATGAACTTGAGTTGCATATCAGCTCAATGACCAATCTGGGAATGGGAATCGGCAAGTGGAACGATTGGGTCGTCATGGTTCCGTTTGTCATTCCAGGGGAGCGGGTAAGGGCGCGCATCTTTCGGAATCACAAGAACTACTCCGAAGCGGATTTGCTCGAGGTCATCGATCCCTCGCCCGACCGGACTCAGCCCGGTTGCTCCTACTTCGGCAGCTGTGGTGGTTGCCAGTATCAGCACCTCACTTATCCCGCCCAGCTCGAGATCAAGCGACAACACGTTGCAGAAACACTCACAAAAATCGCCGGGATCGATACTGCGATCGCCCTGCCCATTCACTCCGAACACGCCTTTCACTACCGCTCAAAAATCACACCCCACCACAACAAACCGCGGCAGGGAGAGTTGGGAGCCATGGGTTTTCTCAAAGTCGGTCAGCGCAATCAGATCGTTGACATCGAACGCTGTGTAATCGCAACCGAAGCCATCAATGCGGAATTGACCGTGCAGCGCAGTGAACGCCAGGCACTTGCCCGGAAAGGTCGCATGAAAAAGGGCGCGACCCTGCTCCTGCGTGATGTCATGGAAGGCGTGATCACGGACCCCAAAAAAGTGGTCACCGAACGCGTTGGTCCACGCATCTTCCAATTCAAGGCAGGAGATTTTTTCCAGAACAACCCGTTTGTACTGCCCAAAATGGTGGACTATGTGATCGATCAGGCCAAACAAACGGGGCAACCCTACTTGATCGATGCATACTGTGGATCGGGATTGTTTTCCATCTGCGCGTCCCACGCATTTGAACGCTGCATCGGCATTGAAATCAGCGAATCTGCCATTCAGTGGGCCCGCGCGAACGCTGCACTCAATCAACTCAAAAACTGCCGCTTTCAGGTCGGGGATGCCAAGGACATTTTTGAATCCGTCGATTTACCTCCTGCTCAGTGTGTGCTGCTGATCGATCCTCCTCGCAAGGGTTGTGATGCAGACTTTCTGGATCAAGTCTCCCGCTTCAAACCCGGACGCATGGTCTACGTATCCTGCGATCCGGCTACCCAGGCACGCGACTTGAAGCGATTACTGGAAATGGGATACCAGGTGGAGCAAGTGCAACCCGTGGACCTGTTTCCCCAGACCCGCCACATCGAAAACATTGTCACGCTCAGCCTGGGTTGA
- a CDS encoding M3 family metallopeptidase: MKKALNCWLIAGIAFLMTQATHATDNPFFQPWETPFGTPPFEAIEQEHYLPAILQGIELEKAEVNAIAENPDRATFENTIVALDQTGAFLTRVMRVFNNLSGTDSDEIMQRIDLETTPLLSAHYAEIRLRPDLFERVSEVYENRHAIELDSDQLKLLEDTYDGFVRGGALLEAEAKQRYKEVVKKLSVLTLQFGENVREDTTSCEILVESRSRLEGIPESIIQAAARKAEERGYDGRWLFLPTRSNVEAITTYAHDRDLRRQLYLGYVQCGMRDNAYNNESIIAEILNLRLERAQLLGYPNHAAYELDRTMAKTPEAVMDLVLQIWKPGLAAAQRDIEEMRTLMSEEGLQGELQAWDYRYFMEKIRAAKYDLSESELMPYFSFDNVLRGIFILTEKLYGVTIEAAPEVQTYREDVQAWKVIEANGDLIGIFYTDYFIRDSKRAGAWMSAFRTQSVDADGKRVIPHIVNVLNVPPAADDAPVLLNLDQVNTAFHEFGHALHGLLSDVRYHAQAGTSVTRDFVELPSQVLENWAFEPALLREYALHYETGEVIPDVLIDKIRTVETFNQGFFTTEYLAATLLDMEYHRMEVPFSGSVQAFENEILTGKYGLMPQIAPRYHSSYFQHIFSGGYAAGYYSYLWSELLDADAFEAFREKGLFDRATAASFREHVLSKGGSGDPMELYKAFRGKEPATEPLLKRRGFL; the protein is encoded by the coding sequence ATGAAAAAAGCCTTGAATTGTTGGCTGATTGCCGGAATTGCCTTTCTCATGACCCAAGCGACTCACGCAACCGATAATCCGTTTTTCCAGCCTTGGGAGACGCCCTTTGGAACTCCTCCTTTCGAGGCTATTGAGCAGGAGCACTACCTTCCTGCCATTCTTCAGGGGATCGAGCTGGAAAAAGCGGAAGTGAATGCCATCGCTGAAAATCCGGATCGCGCGACGTTTGAGAATACGATTGTTGCACTCGATCAGACCGGAGCATTTCTGACGCGCGTGATGCGGGTATTTAACAACCTCAGTGGTACAGACAGCGACGAGATCATGCAGCGCATTGACCTGGAGACGACACCGCTGTTGTCAGCTCACTATGCTGAGATTCGCTTGCGTCCAGATCTGTTTGAGAGGGTAAGTGAAGTCTACGAAAACAGGCATGCCATCGAACTCGACAGCGATCAGCTGAAGCTGCTTGAAGACACCTACGATGGATTTGTCCGTGGAGGTGCATTACTCGAAGCCGAAGCAAAGCAGCGCTACAAGGAGGTGGTGAAGAAGTTGTCAGTGCTCACCCTTCAATTTGGCGAAAATGTGCGTGAGGATACGACCTCCTGTGAGATTCTGGTGGAGTCCCGGTCACGCTTGGAGGGGATTCCGGAGTCGATCATACAGGCAGCAGCCCGCAAGGCTGAAGAACGCGGTTATGACGGGCGGTGGTTGTTCCTGCCGACGCGTTCCAATGTGGAGGCTATTACCACCTACGCGCATGACCGGGATCTGCGTCGGCAGCTCTACCTGGGGTATGTGCAGTGTGGTATGCGCGATAACGCCTACAACAACGAATCCATCATCGCAGAGATTCTCAATCTTCGGCTCGAACGTGCACAGCTACTGGGCTATCCCAATCATGCTGCCTATGAGCTGGACCGTACGATGGCAAAAACTCCGGAGGCCGTGATGGATCTGGTGCTCCAGATCTGGAAACCGGGATTAGCGGCGGCACAGCGGGATATCGAGGAAATGCGAACGCTGATGAGCGAAGAGGGCTTGCAGGGTGAATTGCAAGCATGGGACTATCGGTATTTCATGGAAAAAATCCGCGCTGCGAAATATGACTTGAGCGAGAGCGAACTGATGCCGTATTTCAGCTTTGATAACGTGCTGCGCGGCATTTTCATCCTGACGGAGAAGCTCTACGGCGTCACGATTGAAGCGGCGCCCGAAGTGCAAACCTATCGCGAGGACGTTCAGGCGTGGAAAGTCATTGAGGCCAACGGTGACTTGATCGGAATTTTTTACACAGATTATTTCATCCGTGACAGCAAGCGGGCCGGAGCGTGGATGAGTGCGTTTCGCACTCAATCGGTGGATGCCGATGGGAAACGGGTGATCCCGCATATCGTCAATGTGCTCAACGTACCACCAGCCGCAGATGATGCACCCGTTCTGCTCAATCTGGATCAGGTGAACACTGCATTTCACGAGTTTGGGCATGCCTTGCACGGTCTGCTCAGTGATGTGCGGTACCATGCACAGGCGGGCACTTCCGTCACCCGTGATTTTGTAGAACTGCCATCGCAGGTGCTTGAAAACTGGGCATTTGAACCCGCCTTGCTTCGCGAGTATGCGCTGCACTACGAAACAGGTGAAGTGATCCCTGATGTGCTTATCGATAAGATTCGCACGGTCGAAACGTTTAACCAGGGTTTTTTCACCACTGAATACCTGGCAGCTACTCTGCTCGACATGGAATACCATCGCATGGAAGTGCCCTTTAGCGGATCCGTGCAAGCGTTTGAGAACGAGATTCTCACGGGAAAATATGGACTGATGCCGCAGATCGCACCCCGTTATCATTCCAGTTACTTTCAGCACATTTTTTCCGGTGGATATGCTGCGGGATATTACAGCTACCTCTGGTCCGAGCTTTTGGATGCGGATGCATTTGAGGCCTTTCGGGAAAAGGGTTTGTTTGACCGCGCGACTGCGGCTTCTTTTCGGGAACACGTGCTTTCGAAAGGGGGATCGGGTGATCCGATGGAACTGTACAAGGCCTTTCGGGGTAAAGAACCTGCAACAGAACCTCTGCTAAAGCGGCGCGGATTTCTTTGA